A single region of the Deefgea piscis genome encodes:
- a CDS encoding Ig-like domain-containing protein: MTNAQLGDVLTTVGLPNGIVAAQSVVNGQIVLTLTGSASKAAYETAIESIRFSSTSENPSAVDRILNVTVNDGVSNSNTAISTITVVPVNDAPTFVSSSSATVSEEGLNGGIADVAGTSDTSNATTATGNVIFSDVDSSSLTYSLTAPTGLTSGGQAIVWSGNGSGTLVGTVGNQTIATISIDGTGKYNVTLSGPIDHADKTAEDVKSFNVTVSASDGKSSSSGQFTINVEDDAPVGQNTTATVQMPYISTNLVLTLDTSGSMGDPSGIAGKTRLQVAKEALTQLINDYDNVGDVKIMLVGFSSSATTQLFNGNTWLTAAEAKAILANFTATGGTNYDAAAGQVMQNFDNPGKLVGGQNVGYFFSDGAPGPGLGLDSTETKTWTDFLNNKDINSLAIGLGTGVSGTNLNPLAYNGTGSGTEANSIIVTDLAQLPPILRDTILTPTAGNITGGLVGSAVAGFGADGGHINDITVDGVKYTFNTVGNSITTTANGSTYTFDPVTHTLKVTTALGGQFIIDMDDGKYTYTPPVNLQSNASENIGFTLIDNDGDLDKSNSKLTINVIPPRYNTAPVLVDDFSFTKANQAISLDVLANDRDLQGDKLTLTGTPTLISGQGVVSIDPKTGLPVFTPNANFIGEATIRYTVSDGFGGTASAIWTVKVVPENNILDGSNDGGVGSYFVTGPESGTGNVIQVSTAGYHSATGGGAGASYASTATGNDQVILTGGSNDHVEAGAGNDLIYMGETQDYNNSVATKDANFYLASQFMNNADGTLSTAANNDKLVLGIVNEMQPIADLVNAGSGNDTVFGENGSDALYGNAGNDKLFGGAGIDALRGGAGNDLLVGGSGNDILRGDAGSDTFKWTLGDQGTAGAPARDVVMDFNNAKSGNAAGDVDKLDLRDLLQGENTGSLTQYLHFEKSGSDTIIHVSSKGEFSNGNWTAKEDQVITLQGVDLTTSGSDQAIINDLLSKGRLITD; encoded by the coding sequence TTGACCAATGCTCAGTTGGGCGATGTCTTAACCACCGTCGGTTTGCCAAATGGGATTGTCGCGGCACAAAGCGTCGTTAATGGGCAAATTGTATTAACACTGACAGGCAGTGCATCCAAAGCCGCTTACGAAACAGCCATCGAATCGATTCGCTTTAGCAGCACCAGCGAAAATCCGAGTGCGGTAGATCGTATTTTGAATGTGACCGTGAATGATGGCGTATCCAATAGCAATACTGCCATTAGTACGATTACTGTCGTGCCGGTCAATGATGCGCCAACCTTTGTATCTAGCTCATCTGCGACGGTGTCAGAAGAAGGCTTGAACGGCGGTATTGCCGATGTAGCAGGAACATCAGACACCAGCAATGCCACCACTGCCACCGGAAACGTTATTTTCAGTGACGTGGATAGCTCTTCGCTCACCTACTCATTAACTGCGCCAACGGGTTTAACCTCGGGAGGCCAAGCGATTGTTTGGAGCGGCAATGGCAGCGGTACGCTGGTTGGCACAGTGGGCAATCAAACCATTGCTACGATTTCAATTGATGGTACTGGCAAATACAACGTGACGTTATCGGGCCCAATCGATCACGCAGACAAAACTGCTGAAGATGTGAAATCGTTCAATGTGACGGTAAGTGCATCAGATGGCAAATCGTCGAGCTCGGGTCAGTTTACGATCAATGTCGAAGATGACGCTCCGGTAGGACAAAACACCACGGCAACGGTGCAAATGCCGTACATCAGTACCAATTTAGTCCTGACTTTAGACACCTCGGGCAGTATGGGCGATCCAAGCGGGATTGCGGGGAAAACTCGCTTACAAGTGGCCAAAGAGGCGTTAACGCAGCTCATCAATGATTACGATAATGTGGGTGACGTTAAGATCATGTTGGTTGGCTTTAGCTCATCGGCCACCACCCAACTCTTTAATGGCAATACTTGGCTCACCGCCGCTGAAGCAAAAGCCATATTGGCAAACTTTACTGCCACTGGCGGAACCAATTACGACGCTGCAGCTGGGCAGGTCATGCAAAACTTTGACAACCCGGGCAAACTCGTCGGCGGACAAAACGTGGGGTATTTCTTCTCTGATGGCGCGCCAGGCCCAGGTCTTGGTTTAGATAGCACCGAAACCAAAACATGGACTGATTTCTTAAACAATAAAGACATTAATTCATTGGCAATTGGCTTAGGTACTGGTGTTTCTGGAACCAACCTCAACCCTCTCGCTTACAACGGCACAGGATCGGGCACCGAAGCCAACTCAATTATCGTCACTGATTTGGCGCAATTGCCACCGATTCTGCGCGACACCATCCTTACGCCAACAGCTGGCAATATCACTGGTGGGCTGGTTGGATCAGCGGTTGCAGGGTTTGGTGCCGATGGCGGCCATATCAACGACATCACCGTTGATGGCGTGAAATACACCTTTAACACTGTGGGCAATAGCATCACCACCACCGCCAATGGCAGCACTTATACCTTTGACCCAGTGACCCATACTTTAAAAGTCACTACGGCATTGGGTGGGCAATTCATCATTGATATGGATGATGGTAAATATACCTACACACCGCCAGTAAACTTACAAAGTAATGCCAGCGAGAATATTGGCTTTACCTTGATCGACAATGATGGCGACTTGGATAAATCCAATAGCAAATTGACGATCAATGTCATTCCTCCGCGCTATAACACCGCGCCGGTATTGGTCGACGACTTTAGCTTTACCAAAGCCAACCAAGCGATTTCGCTGGATGTGCTAGCCAATGATAGAGACTTGCAAGGCGATAAATTAACGCTCACTGGTACGCCAACACTCATCTCAGGACAAGGTGTGGTCTCCATTGATCCGAAAACGGGCTTACCGGTCTTTACGCCAAACGCCAACTTCATTGGTGAAGCCACCATCCGCTACACCGTGAGCGATGGTTTCGGTGGTACAGCTAGTGCGATTTGGACGGTCAAAGTCGTGCCTGAAAACAATATCCTAGATGGTTCAAATGACGGTGGCGTTGGGTCATACTTTGTAACAGGCCCAGAATCTGGCACTGGCAATGTCATTCAAGTCTCCACTGCAGGCTATCACTCAGCGACTGGCGGCGGTGCGGGAGCATCTTACGCCAGTACCGCGACTGGTAACGATCAAGTCATCCTCACTGGCGGCAGTAATGATCACGTTGAGGCAGGAGCCGGCAATGACTTAATCTACATGGGGGAAACGCAAGATTACAATAATTCCGTTGCCACCAAAGATGCTAACTTCTACCTCGCCAGTCAATTTATGAATAATGCCGATGGCACCTTGTCAACAGCAGCTAATAACGACAAGCTTGTTCTAGGCATTGTGAATGAAATGCAGCCCATCGCCGACTTAGTCAATGCCGGTAGCGGCAATGACACGGTGTTTGGCGAAAATGGTTCAGACGCCCTATATGGCAATGCTGGCAACGACAAGCTGTTTGGTGGTGCAGGGATTGATGCCTTACGCGGCGGCGCAGGCAATGACTTACTCGTTGGTGGTTCGGGTAACGATATTCTGCGCGGCGATGCGGGATCAGACACCTTTAAGTGGACACTGGGAGACCAAGGCACTGCTGGCGCCCCTGCCCGTGATGTGGTGATGGACTTCAACAACGCCAAATCAGGCAATGCTGCGGGCGATGTGGATAAACTCGATCTACGTGACTTACTACAAGGCGAAAATACTGGCAGCCTCACGCAGTATCTGCACTTTGAGAAATCAGGTTCAGACACCATTATTCACGTGAGTAGCAAAGGTGAATTTAGCAACGGCAATTGGACAGCGAAAGAAGACCAAGTCATCACGCTGCAAGGCGTTGATCTCACCACGTCAGGTAGTGATCAAGCCATCATCAATGACCTACTCAGCAAAGGAAGACTGATTACTGATTAA
- a CDS encoding aminotransferase-like domain-containing protein yields MDYLYQRWAAHYFSAIVSGTLKVGERMPSLRELMRLHGISLSTALQLCRQLETDGYLEARPRTGYFVRPRMRIKPVAEPQLNIDPAQYVGIHARVSDFIARGRQQVIKHNFSVARCAPELYPSEALKNAAIRALKQSPDLLVSAVPNKGYPAFRAILAKRAMRMGVLMSPDEVLITHGCIEALNLALRAVTQPGDTIAVESPTFYGLLQILESLGLRAIEIPSSPQTGISIEALELACQTYEQIKAVVVVPHLQNPLGSIMPEAHKDRLVALCETQKIALIEDDTYSELINDEVPLRALKARDKTGNVIYCASLHKILAPGMRLGWLSGGRWQARIEMLKYAQTRDNEAWSQIAAAEYMASSAYDRHLRRLRSTLKTQRERTAEAIARYFPAGTRLNVPNGGLALWVELPEQLSSKRVFDAALKQGILIAPGLMFSNSNRFDHFIRINCGWPFSPEIDLALQQLGALIRALSHTQPA; encoded by the coding sequence ATGGATTATCTTTATCAGCGCTGGGCAGCGCATTATTTCAGTGCCATTGTTTCAGGCACGCTCAAAGTGGGCGAGCGCATGCCTTCTTTGCGAGAACTGATGCGTCTGCATGGCATCAGCCTCTCTACCGCCTTGCAATTGTGCCGCCAGCTAGAAACCGATGGCTATCTTGAGGCAAGACCGCGCACTGGCTATTTTGTCCGACCAAGAATGCGCATCAAACCGGTGGCAGAGCCACAGCTCAATATCGATCCGGCGCAATATGTAGGTATCCATGCCCGTGTTTCTGATTTTATTGCCCGTGGCAGGCAGCAGGTGATTAAGCATAATTTCTCGGTAGCCCGCTGCGCTCCCGAGTTATACCCCAGCGAAGCGCTTAAAAACGCGGCCATTCGTGCCTTAAAACAATCACCGGATCTTTTAGTGAGCGCCGTTCCGAATAAAGGCTATCCGGCATTCAGAGCCATACTGGCCAAACGGGCAATGCGCATGGGTGTGCTGATGTCGCCTGATGAAGTACTGATCACCCACGGTTGTATCGAAGCGCTCAATCTGGCGCTGCGAGCCGTAACCCAGCCTGGCGACACCATTGCCGTTGAGTCACCCACTTTTTACGGCCTGCTGCAAATTTTAGAAAGCCTCGGTCTACGTGCCATCGAAATCCCCAGCAGCCCACAAACCGGCATATCGATTGAAGCCTTGGAGCTGGCCTGCCAGACCTACGAACAGATCAAGGCCGTGGTCGTGGTGCCGCATTTACAAAACCCACTGGGTAGCATCATGCCTGAGGCGCATAAAGACCGACTGGTGGCGCTATGCGAAACACAAAAAATTGCTCTGATCGAGGACGATACTTATAGCGAACTGATTAACGACGAAGTTCCGCTTCGCGCCTTGAAAGCGCGAGATAAAACCGGCAATGTGATCTATTGCGCTTCTTTACATAAGATCTTAGCCCCCGGTATGCGATTAGGCTGGCTGAGTGGCGGGCGCTGGCAGGCGCGAATCGAGATGCTGAAATACGCCCAAACCCGTGATAACGAAGCGTGGTCGCAAATCGCAGCCGCCGAATATATGGCGTCTAGCGCCTATGACCGGCATTTACGCCGGCTACGTAGTACGCTTAAAACGCAGCGCGAGCGCACTGCCGAAGCGATTGCTCGTTATTTTCCAGCAGGCACACGGCTCAATGTGCCCAATGGCGGGCTGGCTTTATGGGTGGAATTACCTGAGCAACTATCATCCAAACGGGTATTTGATGCAGCGCTCAAACAAGGGATTTTAATTGCTCCCGGGCTAATGTTTTCTAATTCAAACCGCTTTGATCACTTTATCCGCATTAACTGTGGCTGGCCGTTTAGCCCAGAAATTGATCTGGCATTACAACAATTAGGCGCTTTGATTCGAGCCCTAAGCCACACTCAGCCCGCTTAA
- a CDS encoding IS110 family transposase codes for MFYLGIDVAKAKLDCYLLTQLDPLKGKAKVVPNTAKGLADLLAWLTKNHIPHDQLHVSMEATGVYHELAATLLHDAGVCVSIANPAQVKHFGQGLAVRTKTDGVDSQVLARYCAMIKPAAWLPPPPEARILKGLLARREAILQDLLREKNRQEKAESTVTTELIHQSINDSIVFLNAQLKKLQSQIDDHIDRHPGLKNDLNLLQTIPAIGPQSGTQLLAVMHTHQFNTAEQLSAYLGLVPVERQSGSSILGRAKLSKAGPAKVRAVLYMAAIVATKYNPHVKALFERLLARGKSKMSALGACMRKLVHLCFGVLKTQKKYQAEYQNA; via the coding sequence ATGTTTTATCTCGGTATTGATGTTGCTAAAGCTAAACTCGATTGTTACTTGTTAACTCAACTTGACCCACTCAAAGGCAAGGCCAAGGTCGTACCCAATACCGCCAAAGGCCTTGCTGATTTGCTGGCTTGGCTGACTAAAAATCACATTCCGCATGACCAGCTGCACGTCTCAATGGAGGCCACTGGCGTGTATCACGAACTGGCCGCCACACTACTGCATGATGCAGGCGTTTGCGTCTCGATTGCCAATCCCGCACAAGTGAAGCATTTCGGCCAAGGCCTCGCGGTGCGTACCAAAACCGATGGCGTTGATAGCCAAGTTCTGGCGCGTTATTGCGCAATGATTAAGCCTGCTGCGTGGCTGCCACCTCCGCCTGAAGCCCGCATTCTAAAAGGACTTCTGGCTCGCCGCGAAGCGATTTTGCAAGACTTACTCCGCGAAAAAAATCGGCAAGAAAAAGCCGAATCTACGGTGACGACCGAGCTGATTCATCAATCGATTAACGACAGTATTGTCTTTCTAAATGCTCAGCTCAAAAAGCTACAAAGCCAAATCGACGACCATATCGACCGTCATCCTGGCCTGAAAAACGACCTCAATTTACTGCAAACCATCCCAGCAATCGGCCCACAAAGTGGCACGCAATTATTGGCGGTGATGCATACGCATCAATTCAATACGGCCGAACAATTGTCGGCCTATTTGGGCTTGGTGCCCGTCGAGCGGCAATCGGGGTCATCGATTCTTGGGCGCGCCAAACTGTCTAAAGCTGGTCCTGCAAAGGTTCGTGCCGTGCTCTACATGGCTGCCATCGTCGCCACCAAATACAACCCCCACGTCAAAGCCTTATTTGAGCGTTTGCTTGCCCGAGGCAAGAGCAAAATGTCGGCGCTCGGTGCTTGCATGCGCAAATTAGTTCACCTGTGCTTCGGCGTACTGAAAACCCAGAAAAAGTATCAAGCTGAGTACCAAAATGCTTGA
- a CDS encoding bifunctional diguanylate cyclase/phosphodiesterase: protein MSLIRQVLFLIIISTLLAFMVSLIVSTLSARDYLQQQLFTQSSDNASSLALSLSQQAEDPAMVELMTSALFDSGHFELIRFRDPHKKIIIELKNKELPSNVPNWFMQLFPIDVASGQALVSKGWQQAGAVEVRAHSKFAYESLWSGVVKLFFWIIGGGVLVALLVWVLFNRVRQPIQQMIAQAEAISERRFITIAEPPYIELRRVVGAMNSMVVRIKQMFDEQSERIDQLHQDVNRDKVTGLVNRAFFMGRLSGLLNDEDRSGHGFLLMLRLKDLAEINQNLGRQATDQLLSQIATCLARWDDQGEEWVAARLNGCDFALTTPALEQPAEFVAQLLASLAELSSMEDFIHIGYSEFNQGESIGALLARTDAALAQAENQGVISAVAAEVNVALVSHPNTYWRTCLQQAVQSQQFVAAQYPVLDWQGRVIHQELMLRLPEAGSDRLLSAGVFMPFAKRFGLTAELDLAAIRLAVKELQQHSANYAVNLDIESLSHLPFRAELVKILQGLSSEVRARLWFDINGNSFTQEFETLATFAAEMNQFNVKVGIEHFGRAVSSMLRLYDLPLAYLKIDGSYILDIDQHTGNQRLLKEVVRMADSLGILTIAEQVRTEAEWQKLQELGLGGVTGLITKDKISKI from the coding sequence GTGTCTTTAATTCGCCAAGTATTATTTCTAATAATAATCTCAACGTTGCTGGCTTTTATGGTCAGCTTAATTGTGAGTACATTGAGTGCACGAGATTATTTGCAGCAACAATTATTTACACAAAGTAGTGACAATGCATCATCTTTGGCGCTGTCTTTGTCTCAGCAGGCTGAAGACCCGGCAATGGTTGAGTTAATGACATCGGCCTTATTTGATTCAGGGCATTTTGAGCTGATTCGATTTCGCGATCCACATAAAAAAATAATCATTGAGCTCAAAAATAAAGAGCTTCCTAGCAATGTGCCAAATTGGTTTATGCAGTTATTTCCGATTGATGTGGCATCGGGGCAGGCTTTGGTGAGTAAAGGCTGGCAGCAGGCTGGTGCTGTAGAGGTGCGTGCGCATAGCAAATTTGCCTACGAATCGCTATGGAGTGGTGTGGTTAAATTATTCTTTTGGATTATTGGCGGTGGGGTCTTAGTGGCCTTATTGGTTTGGGTGCTATTTAATCGCGTGCGCCAGCCGATTCAACAAATGATTGCGCAGGCCGAGGCGATTAGCGAACGACGCTTTATTACGATTGCCGAACCGCCATATATTGAATTACGGCGAGTCGTTGGCGCAATGAATAGTATGGTGGTGCGAATCAAGCAAATGTTTGATGAGCAATCTGAGCGCATTGATCAGCTGCATCAAGATGTGAATCGAGACAAAGTAACCGGCTTGGTCAATCGGGCTTTTTTTATGGGGCGATTATCAGGGTTACTCAATGATGAAGATCGCAGTGGTCATGGTTTTTTACTCATGCTGCGGTTAAAAGATTTGGCCGAGATTAATCAAAATCTAGGCCGGCAAGCAACGGACCAATTGCTGAGCCAGATTGCAACGTGCTTGGCACGCTGGGATGACCAGGGTGAGGAGTGGGTGGCGGCTCGGCTCAATGGCTGTGATTTTGCTTTAACGACGCCGGCATTAGAGCAACCGGCAGAGTTTGTCGCCCAATTACTGGCGTCTTTGGCTGAGTTAAGCAGTATGGAAGACTTCATCCATATCGGTTATAGCGAGTTTAATCAAGGTGAGTCAATTGGTGCTTTGCTGGCTCGAACCGATGCGGCGTTGGCGCAAGCCGAGAATCAAGGGGTGATCAGTGCTGTCGCCGCTGAGGTGAATGTGGCGCTGGTGAGCCATCCCAATACCTATTGGCGTACTTGTTTGCAGCAAGCAGTTCAATCGCAACAGTTTGTGGCTGCACAATATCCAGTTCTCGATTGGCAAGGGCGGGTGATTCATCAAGAGTTAATGCTGCGCCTACCTGAGGCCGGCAGCGATCGCTTATTGAGCGCCGGCGTCTTTATGCCTTTTGCTAAGCGTTTTGGTTTAACTGCTGAGCTTGATTTAGCGGCAATTCGCTTAGCGGTGAAAGAATTGCAGCAGCATTCGGCAAATTATGCGGTGAATTTAGATATTGAATCATTGAGTCATCTGCCATTTCGCGCCGAGCTAGTCAAAATTTTGCAAGGCTTGAGTTCAGAGGTTCGCGCTCGCCTGTGGTTTGATATTAATGGCAATAGTTTTACGCAAGAGTTTGAAACGCTGGCTACTTTTGCCGCAGAGATGAATCAATTTAATGTCAAAGTGGGTATTGAGCATTTTGGCCGCGCGGTGAGCAGTATGCTGCGCTTATATGATTTACCGCTGGCGTATTTAAAAATTGATGGCAGTTATATCCTCGATATTGATCAACATACTGGCAATCAACGCTTATTAAAAGAGGTGGTCCGTATGGCTGATAGCCTTGGCATATTGACGATTGCCGAACAAGTTCGCACCGAAGCTGAATGGCAGAAATTACAAGAGCTGGGTCTGGGTGGTGTAACGGGACTGATTACCAAAGATAAAATCAGTAAGATTTGA